A segment of the Pristiophorus japonicus isolate sPriJap1 chromosome 1, sPriJap1.hap1, whole genome shotgun sequence genome:
AGCTACCATGAAATGAAGCCCAACGCAGCCTCATGGCCCTTTAGTAGAAAATGAGCAGCGCTTATGGTACTCGCCCTCAGGCTGCACCTAGGAGAAGCACTAGAACAGTGATTAAAAAGGCACATTTGGCCAGCCACAGGAAAGCATGATGTTAGAAAAGACTAGGCTGTGTTCTTTTTGGACTTTGTTGTAATAAAATAAAATGTGCGCTATGCCATGCTTTATTATTCATGGAGGTTAATATCATACAGGAGTCAGTGCCCTTGTTAAATTGAATTCAAATTAATTTTCCAAATTTACCTTTTCCATACCACTTACTATCATATATctctatgagatcatctctcaatTGCCTCTTTTGAAGGCTAAAATCCCCAAGTCCCTGcactctttcctcataactcaaaccTCTCACACTACAGATCAGCTTTGTGGctgttctctgcactgcctccagcaaTTAAGTGTCTCCCTTAtgtctcagtgaccagaactggacatagtactcaaACTGAGGGatgaccagagcactgtacagtttgatcatgacttcGTCTGACTTTCAGATCTTATGAACCTTAATAGCTCCAGGGATATTTTGAGTGACGCTGCTGCAAGGACAGATGCATCTTTGAAATATAGCCATGTAGTACAATATTCCATtggttttgttgattgctgctctgaatTGGTTGGGGATGTTGATTGGCGAGACAACTGATTCCTAGGTCCCTTTCAACGACATCCTTAGCTATTTCAATTCCATTCATGAAGTTTGTGTTGCACATTTTTCCTTTGTACATGAAAACTTTCCATTGTCTCCGCCATTGTCAAGCCCACTTACATGTTTTGTCCAACTCGTTCTGTCATTTCTGAGCTGCCTCCTCTTATTCAACTGACCATTTTAGTTTAGCATCATCTGAGTATTTGACCAATTTGCATTTAGTTTTCGAGTTcaagtcattgatgtaaattagaaacagcggTGGTCCCAAGGCCGAATACTTGCCTCACCCCAAActaagaaggatatattggtcttggagggaattCAGCGTATGTTTACAAGAATGAtagccggacttcaagggttaagttacaaggagaaattacacaaattagtGCTATATTTCCAAGAATTGAGAgggttaaagggtgatctgatcgaagttttcaagttattaagggaaagagatagggtagatagaaaccatttttgctggttggggattctagggctatagggggcatagtctaaaaattagagccagaccattcaggagtaaaattaggagacaaggggtggtagaagtttggaactttcttccacaaatggcaattgatgctagattaattattaattttaaatcagagattgatagctttctgttaaccaaaggtattaagggatatgggccaaaggcaggtatatggagttagattgcagatcagccatgatctcattgaatggcaaatcAGGCTGAATAGTCTACTCATGTCCTAAGTACCCACTGTTTCCCATtctttagccaatttcttatccataccCAAAATTTACCCTGCATTCCCAAAGCTTTGAGTTTAGCCAATAGCCTTTTGAGTGGGAATTTGTTagatgccttctgaaagtctaggTTTAACACATCATAGTCCATTTGGGCTGTTACTTCCTTAAAGAAATCAAAGAGGTTGGTCAGTCAGGATCTTCTCCTTCTGACTGCTGTTTACTAAGTTATTATATAATTAATCCTCATGTTCATATTTGGTAATTGACTCTCCATGAAAAGCATCTAGTGCTATGTCTATCAGCAAACAATCTGACCTGTGTCACCTAGAGTGGCTGAAGATAAAATTAATACTACTCAGATTCCAGGCTTTGGCAATGCACATGCACATGAATCCTTTGTCCTCTCACTCCATGGCTCAGCATAATAATGCTCTGTATCAGAAAGCTCCAGATTTTTAAATAAGGTTTAAACAAGATTAACAAATGGACTTATATTTTTGTATATACTTTTTTTTAGGAAAATAATAGAAAAAAGTTGAACATATCTGGATTCAAAAATATAACACAAAATACTTACAAATGTACATTAAAGAATTAACCATCTTCATTTGAGATATCTCAGTCTATTTCAAACATCCCCACAGCAGGAAAGTCCTCACACTAATCGTCTTTTCTTTTCAGAGGTCCTAGAGTTCCTCCTTGTCTGTGCTAAACCAAATGTCTCAGGTTGCTCCACTGCAGACGGTTGTGGACTCTCCGGCTGAGGAAGATGTGTGAGAGAGTGGCTCTGCAAATTTGCTGTGTGGCCTGGTTGTTCAAGCACAGAACCGATGAGCCTTCGTGGCTCTAGGGAAGTTTGGGAGAAATGCTGCTGCATGGACAGGTGCATCTCTGAAATGTTTTGAGCCATTTCCTGGGTGTGAAGGACTAACCGCTGGTTTTGCAGCACCAGTTCTCTGGTGTTCTCAGCCACTCCCTTCGTCTGCTGGGCCACCTGATGGGTATGCTCAGCAACTAAGTGAGTTTCATGAGCTAACTCCCGGGTTGCCTGTATGAGGTCCCGCATGAGGGGCTGGAATCCTTCCCAAAAATCTCTCAGGAGTGCAGTCTGCTGGTTTTGAGATGTGAGCAGCTGTCTATCAAAATTGTTCATCGAGCTGGACTTGGGTGGTGGGCATGGGTCCCTGTGGGAAAGGTATGCCTCTGGTAATGAGGGTGGCACATGTGGGGAGGATGGAGATTCTGAGGGTGGTGTCCAACTTCTTGCTCTGTCCTCATGGCAAATGACTTGTGTTCCCGATGGTCCAGCTTCGTCTGCAGAGGATCCTCCTTCCTCCTTTACTAGAACAAGTACAGTTTGAGGTTTATTTTATTAAATCACTAAACCTAAACAACACTCAAATCTTAATTTAATCAATCACATTGTCTTAGATCATTAAGTTGCTTAAAATCAGTTGGAAACATTCAAGCTTCGTCATCATTTAGGATTGAAACAAAGTTTTAAATATTTTGCTTTACAAGAGTTTTTTTGGACAGGCTCAATTCATGAACAGCATGCTACAAAATACTTATTATAGTTATTGTGTAAACCATTAGAGAAATTTTGAGTATTTATTTTGTGAAAACATTTGACCAGCACATTAATTAAAAATCTATACTTTTCTGGCCTCAGATGCTGAAACATTCATGTTGAATCATTGCAATCTCTATTTATAAACACTAAGGTGTCACGAAAGAACAACATCTTatagcagaacacctccattcaatccacaagcatgaccccaagcttctggtcgcctgtcacattaattctctgctccactcccactctgacctagaaacatagaaacacagaaaataggtgcaggagtaggccattcggcccttcgagcctgcaccactattcaataagatcatggctgatcattccttcagtacccttttcctgctttctctccatactccttgatccccttagccgtaagggccatatctaactccctcttgaatatatccaatgaactggcatcaacaactctctgcagtagggaattccacaggttaacaactctctgagtgaagaagtttctcttcatctcagtcctaaatggcctaccccttatcctaagactgtgtcccctggttctggacttccccaacatcgggaacattctacccgcatctaacctgtcccgtcccgtcagaatcttatatgtttctatgagatcccttctcatccttccaaactccaatgtataaaggcccagttgatccagtctctcctcatatttcagtcctgcaatcccaggaatcagtctggtgaaccttcactgcactccctcaatagcaagaatcctcagattaagagaccaaaactgaacacaatattccaagtgaggcctcaccaaggccctgtacaactgcagtaagaactccctgctcctatactcaaatcccctagctaagacgaccaacataccatttgccttcttcaccgcctgctgtacctgtatgccaactttcaatgactgatgaaccatgacacccaggtctcgttgcacctccctttttcctaatctgccgccattcagataatattctgtctttgtgtttttgtccccaaactggataacctcacatttatccacattatactgcatctgccatgcatttgcccactcacctaacctgtccaagtcaccctgcagcctcttagcatccccctcacagctcacaccgccacccagtttagtgtcatctgcaaacttggagacattacactcaattccttcatctaaatcattgatgtatattgtaaagagctggggtcccagcactgagccctgcggcactccactagtcactgactgccattctgaaaaggacccgtttatcccgactctctgcttcctgtctgccaaccagttctctatccacgtcagtatattacccccaataccatgtgcattgattttgcacaccaatctcttgtgtgggaccttgtcaaaagctttttgaaagtccaaatacaccacatccactggttctcccttgtccactccactagttacatcctgaaaaaattccagaagatttgtcaagcatgatttccccttcataaatccatgctgatttggactgatcctgtcactgctttccaaatgcgctgctatttcatccttaataattgattccaacattttccccactactgatgtcaggctaactggtctataattacccgttttctctctccctccttttttaaaaagtggtgttacattagctaccctacagtccataggaactgacccacagttgatagactgttggaaaatgatcaccaatgcatccactatttctagggccacttccttaagtgctctgggatgcagactatcaggccccggggatttatcggccttcaatcccatcaatttccctaacacaatttcccacctgataaggatatccttcaattcctccttctcactagaccctcagtcatctagtacttccagaaggttatttgtgtcttccttcgtgaagacaaaaccaaagtattcgttcaattggtctgccatttctttgttccccattataaattcacctgaatctgactgcaagggatctacagtggcctcctcgtgttccaatgaagctcagcgtaagcttgaggaacagcacctcaatattgagttcaacaacttcagatcataatgtctgcccccattttttcggaaGGCAGCTGTTCATGATTCTGTTATTCCCATTTACAtcacttctagacccatcttttgtttcttttcttatCCCAtaccatcatcatcccttttgtcatttaatccttcctgccttccaccctattactgACCTttgcttttgttctttcttctcctctccctttcccagcttctgcacttgcttaaaacctgttacatctctaactttttccacttctgacGAAAGGTTATTGATCTAAATCGTTAACTCAGTttcttgctccacagatgctgcctgatctgctgagtatttccagcattttctgtttttatctcagcaACATTGTCCCTTTAAAGATTATAAATAAAGCAGTTTATAATTACAACTATTTGTTGAAACTGTATTCATTTTTCAAGCATTATCTTGTCATTTAGATGGCAATGAGTTTTTGGCTCCAGGGTTTATGAAATATGTAACTGAACTGATATCAATTCCTTTGTGCCCTTAAAAAAACATTTTCACCTTCCAACATACACCCCTCCATTTTTGTCATGGCATCTATAAGTACAATTTATTTCTAATTCCTTAAAGAGGATTGTTATAAAGCAGTAGTGAAATGTACCAAATAACATTCTTTAAACTGGGATATTACTGGAGGCTTGAAGTGCTTTCCATACAAAACAGCTGTATGTGGAAACACAAAATGAAGGGTCTCCAGAGGAAAGGgtaaattaaaaacaaaaataTCTCTTGGCGGGCTTTTTCCAACGTTTTATAGACCATATTCTCTGCAAGGATTGCTTTATGTAACCAAATACATTCTAGCAGAACAATATATTGTTATTCAAGGTAATCTGAATCAATtaaagcttttagaaacatagaaatatagaagaaaataggtgcaggagtaagccattcggcccttcgagcctgcaccaccattcaatatcatggctgatcattcacctttaaAAACATAAAGAGCATTAGCTTGGCTCAGCTTCCAGCACACTTGCCTCAGTCAGACCTAATCTAGAATTACATTTCAGCGAAGCAGTGAGAAAGTTCTACATTAGCAGAGGgggcatcttttggatgagacattataccgaGGCCTGCTTGGGCGAACagaaaatatcccatgacactactcAGAAGGAGAGTAGGGAGTTTATACCATGATCTGGACAACATTTTTCCCACAAAACTTCAAGAAGGTAACTTATTGATTAAACATTTTGGGATGATCCAAGGACGAGATAAGGCATTATATGAATGCAAGATTGGGGAGGGGATGTACTTTCTCTGCTCTCTTTTAAAATTATTATCCCATCCATACAATCTCAATGCATATTTTACTTTAGCAGAGAAGTGAAAAGGAATATTTCCATTTATCTGGCACCTCTATCAGATCTAAATTATTTGCATAAATTAACTACTTTTTAAAGAATGCAGCGATAGTTGTTATCGAGGTAAAAGTTGCAGCTACTCTGCGTCAGCAATATCCCAATGAGATGGATGATAGTGATATTAATTGAATGAaaaatgtgccatgggatcttgaacATCCATCTGAACCATCAGGAtgttggtttaacatctgatccaaagGCCAGCACCTCCAGCAACACAGCAGTGCCTCGGTACTGTACTGGAATTCCAGCCTCGATTATGTGATTAAGTCCTGCTGTGGTGCTTGAATACGGAATCTTTTTATGCAGAGGCAAGATGTGGCTGGCAATTCTTTTGAAACCAACTGCCATTATGAATAAGCTCCAAAGCATGCCCCTTGTCTGAACTGGTCCTATTGGGCCCAATTTGAACTCCGTCAATTTATACCTTTATCAGTCATCTCATTTAGATTCAGATACAGTTTTCCTTATAACAAAACAATATGCTGGGTAATGATTGGCACAATGGGTTAGTATATTGTCTTTTCATTTCCCCGGTCTGGGTATGAATCCAGCCCAGATCGATGGGCTGAAAGTCTCTCCTTCCTGTTAATTGTAAGGATCATATGAGAGGTGAGTTGGGAAGTCACAACCCAAGGGGTAATTATGAAAATTCATTATCCCAGTGTAGCGTTGCACCCATTGGGAAAACATGACTGGGAATTCAGGTGCCTGTCCAAATTCATAAAATGTCATCCAGGTGGTGAAATACTGGACCATCAATTTATATAATTACCCTTCTAGTTGCTTTGGTTACAGGCTCAAACTGCCTACAATTCAACACGACTTGGTAAATTCATTCACGGGTCATTAGAATGGTTGGCATGGGAAATAGAAATATTCACACCCATATAGTAAGGCATGCT
Coding sequences within it:
- the LOC139233604 gene encoding myb-related transcription factor, partner of profilin-like, which gives rise to MADQQQRRQRLPKFSSLELEVLITEVTTNRDQLFSRAHRLSQGDRDKIWQDITAKVNAVSRVKRSVKAIKTRWDDLMRRTKEVAHLARGERQIQEGPCGAEDLTPEEWRVHQVMHPQSIICMGGPYPANFPYWRAIKEEGGSSADEAGPSGTQVICHEDRARSWTPPSESPSSPHVPPSLPEAYLSHRDPCPPPKSSSMNNFDRQLLTSQNQQTALLRDFWEGFQPLMRDLIQATRELAHETHLVAEHTHQVAQQTKGVAENTRELVLQNQRLVLHTQEMAQNISEMHLSMQQHFSQTSLEPRRLIGSVLEQPGHTANLQSHSLTHLPQPESPQPSAVEQPETFGLAQTRRNSRTSEKKRRLV